Proteins found in one Pontibacter sp. SGAir0037 genomic segment:
- a CDS encoding phosphoribosylaminoimidazolesuccinocarboxamide synthase: MEAIKETNFSFANQTGFYRGKVRDVYYFEDRLAVVATDRISAFDVVLPRPIPYKGQVLNQIASLFLTATADIVPNWVIATPDPSVTIGYRCEPFKVEMVIRGYLAGHAWREYKAGKRTLCGVSLPDGLRENDKLPEPIITPTTKADEGHDEDISREEILAKKIVSEEDYLKLEDYTRSLFARGTALAKEQGLILVDTKYEFGKYNGQIYLIDEIHTPDSSRYFYSEGYAERQEKGEPQRQLSKEFVRQWLIENGFQGKEGQTVPEMTDDVVQQISERYIELFGMVTGQKFEKMNYNEVLKRIEQNVEKTIFSLKG; the protein is encoded by the coding sequence ATGGAGGCCATAAAAGAAACCAACTTCTCTTTTGCCAATCAAACTGGCTTTTATAGAGGCAAAGTTCGCGACGTATATTATTTTGAGGACAGACTGGCTGTTGTAGCAACAGACCGCATTTCCGCATTTGATGTTGTACTGCCACGCCCTATACCTTATAAAGGACAAGTACTCAACCAGATTGCCAGCCTGTTTTTAACGGCAACCGCCGACATTGTTCCGAATTGGGTGATAGCCACACCAGATCCCAGTGTAACAATAGGGTACCGTTGCGAACCCTTTAAAGTAGAGATGGTAATCAGAGGCTACCTTGCCGGCCATGCGTGGCGCGAGTATAAAGCTGGTAAACGCACTTTGTGTGGTGTAAGCCTGCCCGATGGCTTACGGGAAAACGATAAGCTTCCTGAACCCATTATCACTCCTACCACAAAGGCAGATGAGGGCCATGATGAAGACATCTCCAGAGAAGAAATTTTAGCCAAAAAAATTGTTTCCGAAGAAGATTATCTTAAATTAGAGGATTATACCCGTTCTTTGTTTGCACGCGGTACAGCCCTGGCTAAAGAACAAGGCCTTATTCTGGTAGACACAAAGTATGAGTTTGGCAAGTACAATGGCCAGATTTATCTTATTGATGAAATCCATACACCTGATTCTTCTCGTTATTTCTACAGCGAAGGCTATGCTGAACGACAGGAAAAAGGAGAACCGCAACGACAACTTTCTAAAGAGTTTGTTCGTCAGTGGCTCATTGAAAACGGATTTCAGGGTAAAGAGGGACAAACGGTTCCTGAAATGACAGACGATGTAGTACAACAGATTTCTGAGCGCTATATCGAGCTTTTTGGCATGGTTACAGGCCAGAAATTTGAAAAAATGAATTATAACGAAGTGCTCAAACGCATTGAGCAGAATGTGGAGAAAACAATTTTTAGCCTAAAAGGTTAG
- a CDS encoding STAS domain-containing protein translates to MKYTIDKKENYTTITIDEKKLDTSIAPDLKSEFVKLNAEGITNLILDLNNVKYTDSSGLSSILIANRLCNSSNGLLILTGLQDHVMKLVTISKLESVLNILPTVEEAIDRVFLHEIEQDLTKKED, encoded by the coding sequence ATGAAGTACACGATTGATAAGAAAGAAAATTATACCACTATCACGATAGATGAAAAGAAGTTAGATACTTCTATTGCTCCTGACCTGAAGTCTGAGTTTGTGAAATTGAATGCAGAAGGAATTACTAACCTGATCCTGGATCTTAACAACGTTAAATACACAGATTCTTCTGGCCTAAGCTCTATTCTGATAGCGAACAGGCTTTGCAACTCGTCTAACGGACTTCTGATCCTTACAGGTTTACAGGATCATGTGATGAAACTGGTAACAATATCTAAATTAGAGTCTGTTTTAAACATTCTGCCTACTGTAGAAGAAGCGATTGACCGCGTTTTTCTGCACGAGATTGAGCAGGACTTGACTAAAAAAGAAGACTAA